A region of the Pseudomonas silesiensis genome:
TATTTCCTGCTCACCGGGCATTATCCCTATGGCGAAATCGAAGCGTTCCAGCGACCGCGATTTGGCGTGGCGGTCAGTGCCAGCCGCTACCGGCCCGACCTGCCGGAATGGATCGCACAAAGCCTGGACCGCGCCGTTGCGGCGGATCCGGATCAGCGCTTTGAGACGGCGGAAGAATGGTTGCTGCTATTGGAACAGGGCGAGCGGCGCAGCTTGAGCGTGCGACCCAGACCCTTGCTGGAGCGCGAACCGCTGAAGGTCTGGCGGACATTGGCGTTGGTGTCATTGCTGGTGAATCTGGTGCTGCTGGTATTGGTGTTTCGTGGCTAGAAATCGCAGCCTCGTTCCCTGTAGGAGCGAGCTTGCTCGCGAAAAACCCGAAGGCGCCGCTGGGCATCTGGTTTCACGCATTATCGTTCACGACCATCGCGAGCGAGCTCGCTCCTACAGGGGAACGAGGCTGCAATTCGTTGGGCTTCTGCCTTAAAACCGGGCGCCTCGCCTTAATTCGGTGCATGAAACTATCGCTGAACCCGCGCAAAACCCCCAAAACCCGTGCTTTTCGGCACTTGGCACAACCACTGCATTACCTCTTCCAACTGACATAAAGCCCAGCCTTCAACGACGAAGGGTGCGCTACCCGAGAGAACGGGACAAGGACAAAGGCGTCCTCGCCAGGCAACTGGCGGGATGCCTTTTTTTGTTTGCGCAAAATTTGTCGAGCAAGGCCACAAAGCCCTGATGAGGCGGGTCTGAGCTCCCCGGAGAACCTGATGAAAAAACTAAAACTGGTGATGATCGGCAACGGCATGGCCGGGGTTCGTACCCTGGAAGAACTGCTCAAGCTGAGCAACGAGCTGTACGACATCACGGTCTTCGGCGCCGAACCCCATACCAACTACAACCGCATCCTGCTGTCGCCGGTCCTGGCCGGCGAACAGACGTTCGAAGAGATCGTGCTCAACGACCTGGACTGGTACCTGGAAAACAACATCAAGCTGCTGCTCAACCGCAAAGTGGTGGAAATCGACCGGCTCAAACGCCGGGTCATTGCCGAAGACGGCAGCGAAGCCGAATACGATCGCCTGCTGATCGCCACCGGTTCGACCCCGTTCATCCTGCCGATTCCCGGCAACACCTTGCAGGGCGTGATCGGCTACCGCGACATTGCCGACACCCAGGCGATGATCGACACCGCCAAGACCCACAAGCACGCCGTGGTCATCGGCGGCGGCCTGCTCGGCCTGGAAGCCGCGAACGGCCTGATGCTGCGCGGCATGCATGTCACCGTGGTGCACATCGGCGAATGGCTGCTGGAGCGGCAACTGGACAAGACCAGCGGCGAACTGCTGCAAACCGCCCTTGAAGGCCGCGGCCTGCACTTTCGCCTGCGCGAACAGACCCAGGCCCTGCACGACGCGGGTAATGGCCGGGTCGGCTCGGTGGAATTCAAGAACGGCGACATCATCCCCGCCGACCTGGTGGTGATGGCCGCCGGTATCCGCCCCAGCACCGAACTGGCGGAAAAAGCCGGCATCCCCTGCAACCGCGGGATTCTGGTCAACGATACGATGCAAACCTACGACCCTCGGGTCTACGCCATCGGCGAATGCGCCAGCCACCGCGGAATAGCCTACGGCCTGGTGGCGCCGCTGTTCGAACAGGCCAAGGTCTGCGCCAACCACCTGGCCCAACTGGGTTTCGCCACGTACAAGGGCTCGGTGACCTCGACGAAATTGAAAGTCACCGGCATCGACCTGTTTTCCGCCGGCGACTTCATGGGCGGCGAAGGCACCGAGACCATCACCCTCTCCGACCCGATCGGCGGGGTCTATAAAAAACTGGTGATCAAGGATGACGTGCTGGTCGGCGCCTGTCTGTACGGCGATACGGCAGATGGTGGTTGGTATTTCCGGCAGATTCGTGAGAACCACGCCATTGGCGAGATCCGCGATCACCTGATGTTCGGCGAAAACGCACTCGGCGACGTAGGACATCAGGGCCAAGACAAAGCTATGAGCATGGCCGACACCGCCGAAGTCTGCGGTTGCAACGGCGTGTGCAAAGGCACCATCGTCAAGGCGATTCAAGAGCACGGGCTGTTCAGCGTCGACGACGTCAAGAAGCACACCAAGGCCGCCAGCTCCTGCGGCTCCTGCGCCGGCCTGGTGGAACAGATCCTGATCAACACCGTGGGCGGCGCCGCCGACGTCAAGCCCAAGAGCGAAAAAGCCATCTGCGGCTGCAGCGACCTCAACCACGGACAAATCCGCCAGGCCATCCGCGAACAGCATCTGCTGACCATTGCCGGCACCCTGAGCTACCTGAACTGGCGCACCCCGAACGGCTGCGCCACCTGCCGCCCGGCACTCAACTACTACCTGATTTCCACCTGGCCGGGCGAGGCCAAGGATGATCCGCAGTCGCGTCTGATCAACGAGCGCGCCCACGCCAACATTCAGAAAGACGGCACTTACTCGGTGGTGCCGCGGATGTGGGGCGGAGTGACCAACCCCTCGGAGCTGCGGCGTATCGCCGACGTGGCCGACAAGTACAACGTGCCGATGGTGAAGGTCACCGGTGGCCAGCGCATCGACTTGCTGGGGATCAAGAAGCAAGACTTGCCTGGGGTCTGGAAGGATCTCGACATGCCTTCCGGCCATGCCTATGGCAAATCCATCCGCACCGTAAAAACCTGCGTCGGCAGCGAGTTCTGCCGCTTTGGCACCCAGAACTCCACGCAACTGGGGATCGAACTGGAGCACGACCTGTTCAACATGTGGTCACCGCACAAGGTGAAGCTGGCGGTCTCCGGTTGCCCACGCAATTGCTCGGAAGCCGGCATCAAGGACGTCGGAATTATCGGCGTGGACTCGGGCTGGGAGATGTACATCGGCGGCAATGGCGGGATCAAGACCGAAGTCGCCGAGTTCTTCGTCAAGCTCAAGACTGCCGAAGAAGTGCGCGAATACAACGGCGCCTTCCTGCAGCTCTACCGCGAAGAAGCGTTTTACCTCGAACGCACCGTGCATTACCTGCAACGGGTCGGCATGGAACACATCAAAAAAGCCGTGCTGGAAGACCCGGAGCGACGCCAGGCACTCAATGCGCGCCTGCAATTCTCCCTGTCGTTCGAACAGGATCCGTGGAAGGAACGCCTGGAACAGCCGCTGCTGAAAAAAGAATTCGAGGTCATCCCCGTGAAGAACCTGGAGGTGCTGGCATGACCTGGCTGGATATCTGCGCACTGGAAGAGATCAATGCCCTGGGCTCGCGGATCATCGCCGGCCCGAAAGGCGACATCGCGATTTTTCGTACCAGCGACGATGAAGTGTTCGCCCTCGACGACCGCTGCCCGCACAAGGGCGGCCCGCTGTCCCAGGGTTTGATCTATGGCAAACGCGTCGCCTGCCCGCTGCACAACTGGCAGATCGACCTGGAAACCGGCGAAGCCCAGGCACCGGACATCGGTTGCGCTCACCACCATGCGGCACGGGTCGAAAATGGCCGGGTGCTGCTGTCCCTGCGGGAAGCAAGCTAATGAACCATCAGATCACCGCCTCCACCTGCTGTTATTGCGGGGTCGGCTGCGGCGTGCTGATCGAGCATGACGGCGAGCGCATCCTCGGCGTCAGCGGCGATCCGGCCCACCCGGCCAACTTTGGCAAACTGTGCAGCAAGGGCTCGACCCTGCACCTGACCGGTGACCCGGCGGCCCGGGCGTTGTACCCCGAACTGCGCCTGGGCAAAGGCCTGGCCCGCAGCCGCACCGATTGGGACACGGCCCTCGATCACGCCGCCAGCGTCTTCGCCGAGACCATCGCCGAACACGGCCCTGACAGCGTGGCGTTCTACATTTCCGGGCAATTGCTGACCGAGGATTACTACAGTTTCAACAAGCTGGCGCGCGCCCTGGTCCGCACCAACAACATCGACAGCAATTCACGGTTGTGCATGTCTTCGGCGGTGGTCGGCTACAAGCGCAGCCTCGGTGCCGACGCCCCCCCTTGCAACTACGAAGACCTGGAGTTGAGCGACTGCGTGATGATCGTCGGCAGCAACATGGCCTACGCGCATCCGATCCTGTTTCGTCGCCTGGAAGAAGCCAAATCCCGTCGGCCGCAGATGAAAGTCATCGTCATCGACCCGCGTCGCACCGACACCTGCGACTTGGCTGACCTGCACCTGGCAATACTTCCTGGTACCGACGTCGCGTTGTTCCATGGGATTTTGCACTTGCTGCTGTGGGAAGACTGGGTCGACCGCGATTTCATCAAGGCGCACACCCAAGGCCTGCCCGAGCTGAAGAGCCTGGTGCGCGACTACACGCCGCAAATGGTCTCGCAACTGTGCGGGATCAGCATCGAACAACTGCACCAATGTGCCGAATGGGTCGGCACTTCGCCGAGCTTCCTGTCGTTGTGGTGCATGGGGTTGAACCAGTCCACCGCCGGCAGCGCAAAAAACAGCGCACTGATCAACCTCCACCTGGCCACCGGGCAAATCGGTCGCCCCGGTGCCGGACCTTTCTCGCTGACCGGCCAGCCAAATGCCATGGGCGGACGGGAAACCGGCAGCCTGTCGAACCTGCTGCCAGGTCATCGCGAAGCCGGCAATGCCGAGCATCGTGCGCAAGTGGCAGCCTACTGGGGCGTTGATCAACTGCCGGAACAGACCGGGCTCACCGCCATCGAGTTGTTCGAACAGGTTCGCAGCGGCAAGATCAAGGCGCTGTGGATTGCCTGCACCAACCCCGCGCAATCGATGCCGGACCAGAGCGCCGTGCGCGCGGCACTGCAAGCCTGTCCGTTCGTGGTCTTGCAGGAAGCCTTCCGCACCACCGAGACCGCCGCGTTCGCCGATCTGCTGCTGCCGGCCGCCAGCTGGGGTGAAAAAGAAGGCACGGTGACCAATTCCGAGCGGCGTATCTCCCACGTGCGGCAGGCGATCGTCGCACCCGGTGAAACCCGTTCCGACTGGGCGATCACCGTAGATTTCGCACAGCGCCTGGAAAAACATCTGCGTCCGGGGCAAGACAGTCTGTTTGCATTCGACACCCCCTCACAGATTTTCGATGAATACAAGCAACTGACTCGCGGCCGGGACCTGGACCTGTCCGGCATCAGCCATGCGCTGATCGACCGTCTCGGCCCACAGCAATGGCCCTTCCCCGAGGGGGCCAGTGAAGGCACGGCACGGCTGTACCTGGACGGCATTTTCCCGACTGCCAACGGACGTGCGCAGTTTGTCGCCGACCCCTATCGCGCCGCCAAGGAACAACGGGATGCGCGTTTCCCCCTGACCCTGATCACTGGCCGTCTCCGCGACCAATGGCACGGCATGAGCCGCACCGGGACCGCCGCTCAGTTGTTCGGGCACGTCAGCGAAGCCGTGTTGAGCCTGCACCCGGACGAATTGCGCCGCCATCGCCTGCAACCGGGAGACCTGATCAGCCTGAAAAGTCGCCGGGGCGCGGTGATCGTGCCCGTCGACAGCGATGACAGCGTGCGGCCGGGCCAGGCGTTTCTGCCGATGCATTGGGGCGACCGTTTCCTCAAGGGTGGCGTGAATACGCTGACCCAACCGGCGTTCGATCCCTTGTCGAAACAACCGGAACTGAAGCACAGCGGCGTGCGCCTTGAACCTGTGCACCTGCCGTGGCAACTGTTCGCGCTCATCGAGGGCAATGTTCAGCAGCATTTTGAGACGCTGCGACCGCTCTGTGAGGCATTTTCCTACACAAGCCTGAGCATCGCCGGCCGGGAACGCCCGGCGCTGCTTATACGCGCTGCCAGCGCCGTCGCGCCGGATCCTCAATTGTTGCGTGAGATCGATCGATGCCTGGCGCTCAACGACGGTCCGGTATTGGCCTACGACGATCCTCGGCGCTCCATCGGCAAACGGGTACGGATCGAGAATGGCCGGATCACCGCGATTCGCCTGGCGGGCGAAACCCTGGCCCGGCACTGGCTGCAAAACCTGTGGCTGGAAGGTCGCGCCGACGAACAACTGCGACGCTGGTTGCTCGCCCCGCTGAGCGCACCACCAGGCCAGGCCAACGCATCGACCGTTGGCAGCAAAACCCTGTGCAACTGCATGAATGTCAGCCAAGGCGCGGTCTGTGCCGGCATCGGTCGAGGCCTGGACTTGCAGGGACTGAAACAAGAATTGGGCTGCGGCACGCAATGCGGCTCCTGTGTTCCGGAAATCAAGCGTTTACTGGCCGCCACCGCGCAGCCGGTCGCCGTTGTCTCGTG
Encoded here:
- the nirB gene encoding nitrite reductase large subunit NirB, encoding MKKLKLVMIGNGMAGVRTLEELLKLSNELYDITVFGAEPHTNYNRILLSPVLAGEQTFEEIVLNDLDWYLENNIKLLLNRKVVEIDRLKRRVIAEDGSEAEYDRLLIATGSTPFILPIPGNTLQGVIGYRDIADTQAMIDTAKTHKHAVVIGGGLLGLEAANGLMLRGMHVTVVHIGEWLLERQLDKTSGELLQTALEGRGLHFRLREQTQALHDAGNGRVGSVEFKNGDIIPADLVVMAAGIRPSTELAEKAGIPCNRGILVNDTMQTYDPRVYAIGECASHRGIAYGLVAPLFEQAKVCANHLAQLGFATYKGSVTSTKLKVTGIDLFSAGDFMGGEGTETITLSDPIGGVYKKLVIKDDVLVGACLYGDTADGGWYFRQIRENHAIGEIRDHLMFGENALGDVGHQGQDKAMSMADTAEVCGCNGVCKGTIVKAIQEHGLFSVDDVKKHTKAASSCGSCAGLVEQILINTVGGAADVKPKSEKAICGCSDLNHGQIRQAIREQHLLTIAGTLSYLNWRTPNGCATCRPALNYYLISTWPGEAKDDPQSRLINERAHANIQKDGTYSVVPRMWGGVTNPSELRRIADVADKYNVPMVKVTGGQRIDLLGIKKQDLPGVWKDLDMPSGHAYGKSIRTVKTCVGSEFCRFGTQNSTQLGIELEHDLFNMWSPHKVKLAVSGCPRNCSEAGIKDVGIIGVDSGWEMYIGGNGGIKTEVAEFFVKLKTAEEVREYNGAFLQLYREEAFYLERTVHYLQRVGMEHIKKAVLEDPERRQALNARLQFSLSFEQDPWKERLEQPLLKKEFEVIPVKNLEVLA
- the nirD gene encoding nitrite reductase small subunit NirD, which gives rise to MTWLDICALEEINALGSRIIAGPKGDIAIFRTSDDEVFALDDRCPHKGGPLSQGLIYGKRVACPLHNWQIDLETGEAQAPDIGCAHHHAARVENGRVLLSLREAS
- a CDS encoding nitrate reductase, with protein sequence MNHQITASTCCYCGVGCGVLIEHDGERILGVSGDPAHPANFGKLCSKGSTLHLTGDPAARALYPELRLGKGLARSRTDWDTALDHAASVFAETIAEHGPDSVAFYISGQLLTEDYYSFNKLARALVRTNNIDSNSRLCMSSAVVGYKRSLGADAPPCNYEDLELSDCVMIVGSNMAYAHPILFRRLEEAKSRRPQMKVIVIDPRRTDTCDLADLHLAILPGTDVALFHGILHLLLWEDWVDRDFIKAHTQGLPELKSLVRDYTPQMVSQLCGISIEQLHQCAEWVGTSPSFLSLWCMGLNQSTAGSAKNSALINLHLATGQIGRPGAGPFSLTGQPNAMGGRETGSLSNLLPGHREAGNAEHRAQVAAYWGVDQLPEQTGLTAIELFEQVRSGKIKALWIACTNPAQSMPDQSAVRAALQACPFVVLQEAFRTTETAAFADLLLPAASWGEKEGTVTNSERRISHVRQAIVAPGETRSDWAITVDFAQRLEKHLRPGQDSLFAFDTPSQIFDEYKQLTRGRDLDLSGISHALIDRLGPQQWPFPEGASEGTARLYLDGIFPTANGRAQFVADPYRAAKEQRDARFPLTLITGRLRDQWHGMSRTGTAAQLFGHVSEAVLSLHPDELRRHRLQPGDLISLKSRRGAVIVPVDSDDSVRPGQAFLPMHWGDRFLKGGVNTLTQPAFDPLSKQPELKHSGVRLEPVHLPWQLFALIEGNVQQHFETLRPLCEAFSYTSLSIAGRERPALLIRAASAVAPDPQLLREIDRCLALNDGPVLAYDDPRRSIGKRVRIENGRITAIRLAGETLARHWLQNLWLEGRADEQLRRWLLAPLSAPPGQANASTVGSKTLCNCMNVSQGAVCAGIGRGLDLQGLKQELGCGTQCGSCVPEIKRLLAATAQPVAVVS